The window CAAGTACTCCAATACCAAACCGCTGCTCTCTTCCATGAGAAAGGACAATCTCAAGAGCGTCCCAACTGCTTGCTCCAGTACCCAAGTGGACATCCCTGAAATTGAGAGCGAACCTATTCCCAGCATTGCTACTTGTTCAACCGAGAAAAATGCATCTGTTCCATCCATTGAGAAAAAGTGGTCTAAGGATGCCATCACTAAGGACATTTCTGAGTGTGCCACTCATTCTAAGAATGAACCTGCCAATGGCAAAGAGGAGCCCAGGAGGAACAAGCCGTGCCAATCCAAGAAGCTGAGTGGCTACCAAAAGAGGAAGAAGAATAAGGCCAAGGCTGACGCCACCTCAAAGCAGGCAAAGGAGGGCCAGAAGTCCCCCACAACATTGGAGAAGAGGATCAAGCTGATACTGGGTGTGGTAAGGAGTGGATCTCGTACTGGCAAGGTCCCACCTCCTCTCAGGGCGGGAAGGAAGGGAGACAACACTAATAAGAACGTTTTCGTCTGATTAGCTATAAACAGATGGActaattatgtgcatttttCAATTTGTTTCAATTCATTTCATGTGATGTTTTTATCTTACAATATTATATACAAATCTACTAATATTTTTTACAGTCCCCAATTATAGCTTTGAGCCCCGCCCCTCTTTTCCAGAAACACGTGGAGCTAGCTGGTGAAGAAAGTGATCATAAAGTTAAAAATATCTTCTGTAAAACTATACTCTATTAGACTAAAGCCAAGATGTCGAAATGGATGAAAGCGAAGAAATCCATGAGAAAGGCTTACAAGGAGAGAGGTCAGGTGAGTGAAACAAACACTCAAACAGCTACAGCTCATTTAATGTATCTTTATCGTAGTTGACTGAGCGTAGCCACCTTGGACTGCTAGAGAAACACAAGGACTATGTTCTGAGGGCGAGGGACTATCACAGGAAGCAGGCCAGGCTTAAGATCATGCACGAGAAGGTGTGTGGTCATTCACAATAACTTACAACTACAACTCTACGATAATTTAGTCTGTCGCCACAAGATATACTAACTGTTACCCGTTCCCCGGTCCCCA of the Halichondria panicea chromosome 2, odHalPani1.1, whole genome shotgun sequence genome contains:
- the LOC135332165 gene encoding uncharacterized protein LOC135332165, whose product is MHRLMASRPPTGLNRSLHYNPHDDLYQQGVHLKNFIPSSSVECHVSRCGSQPWSNFISPHAKCGIAQVMSFGQRTSHPLFSAINPGTIITSTFTFKHCQWAWETCVDPLMDSSVDPPSYQFSYTLLNTSWARESSVDLIKYSNTKPLLSSMRKDNLKSVPTACSSTQVDIPEIESEPIPSIATCSTEKNASVPSIEKKWSKDAITKDISECATHSKNEPANGKEEPRRNKPCQSKKLSGYQKRKKNKAKADATSKQAKEGQKSPTTLEKRIKLILGVVRSGSRTGKVPPPLRAGRKGDNTNKNVFV